TGGATGCAAAAGAATTGGATAAAGTATTTGCACCGGAAGAAGTGGATAAAATTTATCTGAATTTTTCAGATCCATGGCCAAAAGCAAGACATGCAAAACGAAGACTGACATCGAAAGAATTTTTGAAAAGATATGAAGGAATCCTTGCTCAGCATGGAAAAGTTGAATTTAAGACAGACAACACAGAGCTGTTTGATTTTTCCTTAGAACAGATAGAAGAAGCAGAAGGCTGGGAGCTGCTTGCACATACCTTTGATCTGCATCACAATGAAGAGATGAATAAAGGCAATATTATGACCGAGTATGAAGCAAAATTTTCAGCAAAAGGTCAGCCGATCAATAAGTTGATTGCAACAAGGAAATAAAAAAGTAGTTGTTACATATAATATAAAAAGCTTACGTTACTGTTCACAATCTAAAGTGAGCAGTAGCGGTGTTTGTGGGGATGTGTAAATGAAGAAAAAACGCAGAACCTGGAAAGTAGCGTTGAGTCAAAAGCTATATTGTAATGTAAAGTGGAATAAAATTGTGGTGTGTGTGAAGGACTCGTTGGACGAAGTAAGCAAGGTCTTGAATTCTATAGGAAGAAAATGTTAAAGTAGCTTGTTTGAAAATGTAATTATTACCTTTGATAGGTGCAAAAATAAAAAAATGTTCGAAATATGAAAAAAATATAAAAAAATACTTGCATTTTTTAAAAGCCTCCGATATAATATCTATTGTGTCACAGATGAGGCATACAAATTTAATAAAAGATGCGCGATTAGCTCAGTTGG
This Ruminococcus hominis DNA region includes the following protein-coding sequences:
- the trmB gene encoding tRNA (guanosine(46)-N7)-methyltransferase TrmB, which encodes MRLRNIPRAESTIEAHDVVINQPEAERGKWAKVFGNSKPIHIEIGMGKGQFLLNMALAHPDVNYIGIERYSSVLLRAVEKFDRDEYRELENIRFICMDAKELDKVFAPEEVDKIYLNFSDPWPKARHAKRRLTSKEFLKRYEGILAQHGKVEFKTDNTELFDFSLEQIEEAEGWELLAHTFDLHHNEEMNKGNIMTEYEAKFSAKGQPINKLIATRK